Proteins encoded in a region of the Verrucomicrobiia bacterium genome:
- a CDS encoding ABC transporter permease subunit/CPBP intramembrane protease yields the protein MRPQIIWTIFRKELTEALRDRLTLFVVIGLPILLYPLMILGLSKIQASQEAAQEERVSRVGVWGEAPAALIAWLNATNHLSVTNWAGATAAIREGFATGSYLPPPDGTNDDGRERAQLGPNLPASRQQKELWDTARAAVLGGKLDAVVIAWPGFQRAVTDESLGRVAICYDSVRPGSEAARDRLRDALGAYRRHLVRERVQAHGLSEGFATGVEIRSLNLAPLKRQTGEKIGLLLPFVIILLSATGAMYASIDLTAGEKDRATMQTLLCAPVQNLEIVAGKFLTVWCISLLAALANAASIAATIARAAAGTSLSLLNLQPGTVLLAFALLLPATFTITSFFLAVAMLARDAKDAGNFLGASLTLLMMPMGAVLMPGVSLNAWTAFVPLVNLSLLTKALFLGEARADTLFLAVLSSLLYAALAIAFAARTFGREQILLGGRGTIGVLLRPENQSRATPTPSLALATFAGAMVLAYYGSLLLAHASVITAVLTTQGAFFLLPVAALVVLMKFSPRATLSLRRPPWRGVLAAILIGVSGWAAVGGLVLRLLPPPESLVKALEKIVLLENSQSPLWLLWLVMAITPACCEELLFRGLILSGLRRLGPWPALLISSLLFAVAHASIYRLLPTFCLGLLLGYIVLKTGSLFCSMIIHALNNGLAVTLARSHALTTRFGLEDATYVPWSMTLPALALVLVALWLLRPVRPPATAD from the coding sequence ATGCGCCCGCAAATCATCTGGACGATTTTCCGCAAGGAACTCACCGAGGCGTTGCGTGACCGGCTGACGCTGTTCGTCGTCATCGGCCTGCCCATTCTGCTGTATCCGCTGATGATTCTGGGCCTGAGCAAAATTCAAGCGTCGCAGGAGGCGGCCCAGGAAGAGCGTGTTTCGCGGGTGGGGGTTTGGGGCGAAGCGCCGGCGGCACTAATCGCCTGGCTGAACGCCACCAATCATCTCAGCGTCACCAACTGGGCGGGCGCCACCGCGGCCATTCGCGAGGGATTCGCCACGGGAAGTTATTTGCCGCCGCCAGATGGCACCAACGATGACGGCCGGGAGCGGGCCCAGCTCGGCCCCAATCTGCCGGCCAGTCGCCAGCAAAAGGAACTGTGGGACACCGCCCGGGCGGCCGTGCTCGGCGGCAAGCTGGATGCCGTTGTGATTGCCTGGCCTGGTTTCCAGCGCGCGGTGACCGACGAAAGTTTGGGGCGCGTTGCCATCTGCTACGATTCGGTGCGCCCGGGCTCCGAAGCGGCCCGCGACCGGCTGCGCGACGCCTTGGGCGCCTACCGCCGTCACTTGGTGCGCGAACGGGTGCAGGCGCATGGTTTGAGCGAAGGTTTCGCCACCGGCGTGGAGATTCGCTCCTTGAACCTCGCGCCGCTGAAACGGCAGACCGGTGAAAAAATCGGTTTGCTGCTGCCGTTCGTCATCATTCTTCTCTCCGCCACGGGCGCCATGTATGCGTCCATCGACCTGACCGCGGGTGAAAAGGATCGCGCGACGATGCAGACCTTGCTGTGCGCGCCCGTGCAAAATCTCGAAATCGTGGCGGGCAAATTCCTGACTGTTTGGTGCATCAGCCTGCTCGCCGCGCTGGCCAACGCTGCGAGCATCGCGGCCACCATTGCGCGCGCCGCCGCCGGCACTTCGCTGAGCTTGTTGAACCTGCAGCCCGGCACCGTGCTGCTGGCGTTTGCGCTGCTGCTGCCGGCCACGTTCACCATCACTTCGTTCTTTCTCGCGGTGGCGATGCTGGCCCGCGACGCCAAGGACGCAGGCAATTTCCTGGGCGCCAGCCTGACGCTGCTCATGATGCCGATGGGCGCCGTGCTGATGCCGGGCGTCAGTCTGAATGCCTGGACCGCTTTTGTGCCGCTGGTGAACCTTTCGCTGCTGACGAAGGCGCTTTTCCTCGGCGAAGCCCGCGCCGACACGCTGTTCCTCGCCGTGTTGTCCTCCCTGCTTTACGCCGCCCTGGCGATTGCGTTCGCCGCCCGCACCTTCGGGCGTGAACAGATTCTGCTGGGCGGCCGCGGAACGATTGGCGTCCTGTTGCGCCCGGAAAACCAATCCCGCGCCACGCCGACGCCCTCACTGGCGCTGGCCACGTTCGCGGGCGCCATGGTGCTCGCCTATTACGGCAGCCTGCTGCTGGCGCACGCCAGCGTCATCACCGCCGTGCTGACGACCCAGGGCGCGTTCTTCCTGCTGCCGGTGGCGGCGCTCGTGGTGCTGATGAAGTTTTCCCCGCGCGCGACGTTGTCCTTGCGCCGGCCGCCATGGCGCGGCGTGCTGGCTGCAATTTTGATTGGCGTATCAGGCTGGGCGGCGGTCGGCGGACTGGTGTTGCGCCTCTTGCCGCCTCCCGAGTCGCTCGTCAAGGCGCTGGAGAAAATCGTGCTGCTGGAGAACAGCCAGTCGCCGCTGTGGCTGTTGTGGCTGGTAATGGCGATAACGCCGGCGTGTTGCGAGGAGTTGCTGTTCCGCGGCCTGATCCTCTCCGGCCTGCGGCGGCTGGGCCCGTGGCCGGCGCTGCTGATTTCCTCACTTTTGTTTGCCGTCGCGCACGCTTCGATTTACCGGCTGCTGCCGACGTTCTGCCTCGGCCTGCTCCTGGGCTACATCGTGCTGAAAACAGGCTCGCTGTTTTGCAGCATGATCATTCATGCATTGAACAACGGACTGGCGGTGACGTTGGCGCGCTCCCACGCGTTGACGACGCGTTTCGGCCTGGAGGATGCGACCTACGTCCCGTGGTCCATGACGCTGCCCGCCCTGGCGCTGGTGCTGGTGGCGTTGTGGCTGTTGCGCCCGGTGCGACCACCGGCCACCGCAGATTGA
- the ccmA gene encoding heme ABC exporter ATP-binding protein CcmA, producing the protein MLEPDVLTAQDLVKHFDGITAVAGVSFSVGAGEVVGLLGPNGAGKTTTLRMLAGILTPSGGRVLVNGTDLHQQTLAAKQRIGFLSGDTQLYQRLSPREVLRYFGRLYGIPAAELEPRIDRQIEELEMAGFADRPCRTLSSGQKQRANIARAFLHEPDVLILDEPTAALDIVSGEFIVEAIRRKRAAGCAVLFSTHIMGEAERLCDRILFLNAGRITDHGRLEELLGRTGCANLTDAFMFRLRNSAAPALPAAS; encoded by the coding sequence ATGCTCGAACCTGACGTTCTCACGGCTCAAGATTTGGTGAAGCACTTTGACGGAATCACTGCCGTTGCGGGCGTCAGCTTCAGCGTCGGCGCCGGGGAAGTGGTGGGCCTGCTGGGGCCGAACGGGGCCGGGAAAACCACCACGCTCCGGATGCTCGCCGGCATTCTGACGCCGAGTGGCGGGCGCGTGCTGGTCAATGGAACGGATTTGCACCAGCAGACGCTGGCCGCCAAGCAGCGCATCGGCTTTCTCTCGGGCGACACCCAGCTTTACCAGCGGCTCTCGCCGCGCGAAGTGCTGCGTTATTTTGGCCGGCTTTATGGGATCCCGGCGGCGGAACTCGAGCCGCGCATCGACCGGCAGATTGAAGAGCTCGAAATGGCCGGCTTTGCCGATCGCCCGTGCCGCACATTGTCCTCCGGCCAAAAGCAACGGGCCAACATCGCGCGCGCCTTTCTGCACGAACCCGACGTGCTCATCCTCGACGAGCCCACAGCCGCGCTCGACATCGTGAGCGGCGAGTTCATTGTGGAGGCCATCCGCCGCAAACGCGCCGCCGGCTGCGCGGTGCTGTTTTCCACGCACATCATGGGCGAAGCGGAGCGTTTGTGTGATCGCATCCTGTTCCTCAACGCCGGCCGCATCACCGACCACGGCCGGCTGGAGGAACTCCTCGGCCGGACCGGCTGCGCCAACCTCACCGACGCGTTCATGTTTCGCCTGCGCAACAGCGCAGCACCCGCCCTTCCCGCCGCCTCGTGA